A single Roseinatronobacter monicus DNA region contains:
- a CDS encoding hydrogenase subunit MbhD domain-containing protein: protein MTDPLVIFDMLLALAIVALAAASLSVRDLFSMIVLFIIFGLLSALAWVRLSAPDVALAEAAIGTGVTGALLLKTLHHLRYVSGTLNQQTALGVTPVAPVPMGIILANAGFCGLITLGLVVAFLGAPATGPGFDALVVEAMPQSGVEQPVTGVLLNFRAYDTLMEVVVLLAAVVAVWQIERGLSEAPAPVMGEVWQGFARLALPAIVVVGTYLLWVGAEASGGAFQGGAVLAAVGLLLLLTRAYVPQPAHRGIARGAFVLGTAAFALVALLVASGGRVAFEYPLEHAKTLILLIEGVVTLSIAVTLAALFHGREPVALIEGGPNDT from the coding sequence ATGACTGATCCGCTGGTGATCTTTGATATGCTTCTGGCGCTGGCAATCGTCGCGCTTGCCGCAGCATCGCTGAGCGTGCGCGATCTGTTTTCCATGATCGTTCTGTTCATCATCTTCGGCCTGCTTTCGGCACTGGCCTGGGTGCGGTTATCCGCACCAGATGTCGCATTGGCAGAGGCGGCGATTGGCACGGGCGTAACCGGCGCGCTGCTGCTCAAGACGCTGCACCATCTGCGCTATGTCTCGGGGACATTGAACCAGCAAACGGCACTGGGCGTGACGCCAGTGGCCCCAGTGCCAATGGGCATCATTCTGGCAAATGCGGGGTTCTGCGGGCTGATCACTCTGGGGCTCGTCGTGGCGTTTCTGGGCGCACCGGCGACGGGCCCGGGCTTTGACGCACTGGTGGTCGAAGCCATGCCCCAAAGCGGCGTGGAACAACCCGTCACAGGCGTTTTGCTGAATTTCCGTGCCTATGACACGCTGATGGAAGTTGTTGTGCTGCTGGCCGCCGTGGTCGCAGTCTGGCAGATCGAGCGCGGGTTGTCAGAGGCCCCTGCCCCCGTAATGGGCGAGGTCTGGCAAGGCTTTGCACGGCTGGCCCTGCCCGCAATCGTTGTGGTCGGCACCTATCTATTATGGGTGGGGGCCGAGGCGTCGGGCGGCGCGTTTCAGGGTGGCGCAGTGCTGGCAGCAGTGGGGCTTTTGCTGCTGCTGACGCGCGCCTATGTCCCGCAGCCCGCCCATCGCGGGATTGCGCGCGGGGCCTTTGTGCTGGGCACGGCGGCTTTTGCGTTGGTCGCCCTTCTGGTCGCCAGCGGTGGGCGCGTCGCCTTCGAATATCCGCTGGAACACGCCAAAACCCTGATCCTGCTGATAGAGGGGGTGGTGACCCTCTCCATCGCTGTAACTCTGGCCGCGCTGTTTCACGGGCGCGAGCCGGTCGCGCTTATCGAAGGGGGCCCCAATGACACCTGA
- a CDS encoding complex I subunit 5 family protein: MMDAPLLPLFILLTSLLAAPILFALPERAAKLRTAINLGMAALKVALVGSLSLKVSQGVIYDLRFEVLPGLEFKLQADPLAILFIALSAVLWLITTVYSVGYLEHGPHRARFFGFFSLCVAATVGIALSGNLFTFLLFYELLTLATYPLVIHRGTAEALRAGRIYLIYTLAGGLVLLLGTLGLWVLAGTTDFVPGGILADMAAENRLAAQLLFVVLIGALGVKAALLPFHRWLPIAMVAPAPVSALLHAVAVVKAGAFGIMRVVYEVFGIETAQALGVTAPLAALAGVTIIYGSLKAITQDDIKKRLAYSTVSQVSYITLGVALASPIAAVGALAHLIHQGLMKITMFMAAGNLAEGLGVKRVSQMDGVGRAMPGTMLAFTLAALGMIGLPPLAGFVSKWYLAQGGLEAGQAWVIALLLGSSLLNAIYFLPMLHRAWFRDAAPEGAGAPGRPRIGWMLAAPPVTTAVLVLVAGGFANAPFSPLEWTRFIVAIEYQE, translated from the coding sequence ATGATGGATGCGCCCCTGCTGCCCCTGTTCATTCTGCTGACCTCGCTTCTGGCCGCGCCGATCCTGTTCGCGCTGCCGGAACGCGCCGCAAAGCTGCGCACCGCGATCAATCTTGGCATGGCGGCGCTGAAAGTAGCGCTTGTCGGCTCGCTGAGCCTGAAGGTCAGTCAGGGCGTGATCTATGATCTGCGCTTCGAGGTGCTGCCGGGGCTGGAATTCAAGTTGCAAGCCGACCCGCTTGCAATCCTATTCATCGCGCTTTCGGCGGTGCTGTGGCTGATTACGACGGTCTATTCTGTGGGCTATCTGGAACATGGCCCGCATCGCGCGCGGTTTTTCGGCTTTTTCAGCCTGTGCGTGGCCGCGACTGTGGGGATTGCCTTGTCGGGCAACCTGTTCACTTTCCTTTTGTTTTACGAGTTGCTGACGCTGGCGACCTATCCGTTGGTCATTCATCGCGGCACGGCAGAGGCCCTGCGCGCCGGGCGCATCTACCTGATTTATACACTGGCGGGGGGCTTGGTTCTGCTGCTGGGCACGCTGGGTCTATGGGTTCTGGCGGGTACGACCGATTTCGTCCCCGGCGGCATACTGGCCGATATGGCCGCTGAAAACCGGCTGGCGGCGCAACTGCTGTTTGTAGTGCTGATCGGTGCGCTGGGGGTCAAAGCCGCGCTGCTACCGTTTCACCGCTGGCTGCCGATTGCAATGGTCGCACCTGCGCCAGTTTCAGCCTTGCTGCATGCAGTGGCGGTGGTCAAGGCCGGTGCCTTCGGGATCATGCGCGTGGTCTATGAGGTTTTCGGGATCGAGACCGCGCAGGCGCTTGGGGTCACCGCACCGCTGGCGGCGCTGGCGGGCGTCACCATCATCTATGGGTCGCTGAAAGCGATCACGCAGGATGACATCAAGAAGCGGTTGGCCTATTCGACCGTGTCTCAGGTCAGCTACATCACGCTGGGCGTGGCGCTGGCCAGCCCCATCGCCGCCGTGGGTGCGCTGGCGCATCTGATCCATCAGGGGTTGATGAAGATCACCATGTTCATGGCCGCAGGCAATCTGGCCGAAGGACTGGGTGTCAAGCGCGTCAGCCAGATGGACGGGGTGGGGCGCGCCATGCCGGGCACGATGCTGGCCTTTACGCTGGCAGCACTTGGCATGATCGGGCTGCCGCCCTTAGCCGGTTTTGTCAGCAAATGGTATCTGGCGCAGGGCGGGCTGGAGGCCGGGCAGGCTTGGGTGATTGCGCTGCTGCTGGGGTCCAGCCTGCTGAACGCGATCTACTTCCTGCCCATGCTGCACCGCGCATGGTTCCGTGATGCGGCACCAGAGGGGGCAGGCGCGCCGGGCCGCCCGCGCATTGGCTGGATGCTGGCCGCGCCCCCCGTCACCACGGCGGTTCTGGTGCTGGTTGCAGGGGGCTTTGCCAATGCGCCCTTCAGCCCGTTGGAATGGACGCGCTTCATTGTTGCAATCGAGTATCAGGAGTGA
- a CDS encoding anti-sigma factor family protein, translating into MTQDTNTEQDLGLDDDLLAYVDGTLSPEKMAQVEARLARDPEARAATASWRHHDNLIREMAQTADDLPTNMRIAALERELAAKLQARKRRAFLMGPALGRIAASVLIFTAGWGAHGLFSSSSQLRGAEYPQFVSATLTGHYALQYASKQQAEFQPEELDMALDWMSERMQRKIDSPKLERLGYEVESARLVSADSGPLAIFHFRDGQGERVTVSITPHAPDKADYALRVVQMDTDSMAYWTDAGLDYSIIGEVDVGRITTLAAAVRD; encoded by the coding sequence ATGACACAAGACACCAACACTGAACAGGATCTTGGTCTGGACGATGATCTGTTGGCCTATGTGGACGGAACGCTTTCACCCGAAAAAATGGCGCAGGTAGAAGCGCGGCTTGCCCGTGACCCGGAGGCCCGCGCGGCAACTGCAAGCTGGCGCCACCATGATAATCTGATCCGGGAAATGGCACAGACAGCAGATGACTTGCCCACGAATATGCGTATTGCTGCGCTGGAACGCGAACTTGCCGCAAAGCTGCAGGCGCGAAAGCGCCGCGCGTTTCTGATGGGGCCAGCCCTTGGCCGGATCGCCGCAAGTGTGCTGATTTTTACAGCCGGTTGGGGGGCACATGGATTGTTTAGTTCCTCATCGCAACTGAGGGGGGCGGAGTATCCGCAATTTGTTTCTGCAACTTTGACCGGGCATTATGCGCTACAATACGCATCCAAGCAGCAGGCCGAGTTTCAGCCGGAAGAATTGGACATGGCGCTGGACTGGATGTCGGAACGGATGCAGCGCAAGATCGACAGCCCGAAGCTGGAAAGGCTGGGTTATGAGGTGGAAAGCGCAAGGCTGGTATCGGCCGATAGCGGGCCGCTTGCGATTTTCCATTTCCGCGATGGCCAGGGAGAAAGGGTGACCGTCTCCATAACCCCACATGCGCCAGACAAGGCAGACTACGCGCTGCGCGTTGTGCAAATGGACACAGACAGCATGGCCTACTGGACGGATGCAGGGCTGGACTATTCAATCATTGGCGAGGTCGATGTAGGCCGGATTACAACACTTGCCGCAGCGGTTCGGGACTAA
- a CDS encoding complex I subunit 5 family protein has product MSLLPYIAALGLPLVLAVLLTWPTMRSLVWRIMPFAPLPALALALLGDMPMTAQAEWLILGLHLGLDDTSRLFVIFTGLLWCAAGASARHWMRDDPRATSFGVMFLMAQLGNLGLLMAQDALSFYAFFALMSFASYGLVLHNRDAQAQGAARLYIGFVVLGELALFAGLALAASQAGSFLLADLRSGVPSDMAVALLILGFGVKLGIMPLHFWLPPAHGAAPVPASAVLSGAMIKAGLFGMMTILPLGGVAYSDPGTVVMAAGMVTIFAALLLGVQQTNPKTVLGYSSVSQMGILALGLGAGLMVPEAWAAILPVLIFLAAHHALAKGALFLGTGAFAAQTGLASKLGVTLALLFPAFILAGVPASSGGLGKEALKTALEAGSPVWLPWLSVALTLSGVATALLMARYIAMIWHNPPKAPEKITSEGVLLPFLVLGGASLALPMVWAGLAQTLASPILQAPSGAIWPVVSGVVLASGVAIFAHAQRIGAGVFLSQLAAPFQAFGARADAIVAAKRRAARRLGHAAPKALGDTAARWRLGQTAIAGLVVLTLAVELRTALPAGTAIFPEQQQHPIPLQDPTLTPDF; this is encoded by the coding sequence ATGAGCCTTTTGCCTTACATCGCCGCTCTCGGCCTGCCGCTTGTGCTGGCCGTGTTGCTGACATGGCCGACGATGCGCAGCCTTGTCTGGCGGATCATGCCCTTTGCGCCCTTGCCTGCGCTGGCGCTGGCGTTACTGGGTGACATGCCCATGACCGCACAGGCGGAATGGCTGATCCTTGGCCTGCATCTGGGCCTTGATGACACCTCGCGCCTGTTCGTGATCTTTACCGGTCTGCTTTGGTGCGCGGCAGGCGCAAGTGCGCGCCACTGGATGCGCGACGACCCGCGCGCCACAAGTTTCGGGGTCATGTTTCTGATGGCGCAGCTTGGCAATCTGGGCCTGCTGATGGCGCAGGACGCGCTGAGTTTCTATGCCTTCTTCGCGCTGATGAGTTTTGCCTCTTACGGGTTGGTGCTGCATAACCGCGATGCACAGGCGCAGGGGGCGGCGCGGCTATATATCGGCTTTGTCGTGCTTGGTGAATTGGCGCTGTTTGCTGGGCTGGCGCTGGCCGCGTCACAGGCGGGGTCATTCCTGCTGGCCGATTTGCGTTCGGGGGTGCCCTCGGACATGGCCGTGGCGCTGCTGATCCTGGGCTTCGGTGTCAAGCTGGGGATCATGCCGTTACATTTCTGGCTACCGCCCGCACATGGCGCGGCCCCTGTTCCCGCAAGCGCCGTGCTGTCAGGCGCCATGATCAAGGCGGGGCTGTTTGGCATGATGACCATTTTGCCGCTGGGGGGCGTTGCCTATTCCGACCCCGGCACAGTTGTGATGGCTGCGGGCATGGTCACGATCTTTGCGGCCCTTCTGCTGGGGGTGCAGCAGACCAACCCCAAAACGGTTCTTGGCTATTCCAGCGTCAGCCAGATGGGTATTCTGGCCCTTGGTCTGGGCGCGGGTCTGATGGTGCCAGAAGCATGGGCCGCGATTCTGCCTGTGCTGATATTTCTGGCCGCCCATCATGCGCTGGCCAAGGGGGCGCTGTTTCTGGGCACGGGTGCCTTTGCAGCCCAAACCGGCCTTGCCAGCAAACTTGGTGTCACACTGGCGCTGCTATTTCCGGCATTCATACTGGCGGGAGTGCCTGCAAGTTCCGGGGGCTTGGGAAAAGAGGCGCTGAAAACCGCGCTAGAGGCAGGCTCTCCGGTCTGGTTGCCTTGGTTGAGCGTTGCATTGACCCTTTCTGGAGTTGCAACCGCCCTGCTGATGGCGCGCTATATCGCGATGATCTGGCATAACCCGCCCAAAGCACCCGAAAAAATCACGTCAGAGGGGGTTCTATTGCCCTTTCTGGTGCTGGGTGGAGCGTCGCTGGCCTTGCCTATGGTCTGGGCCGGTCTTGCCCAAACATTGGCCTCACCAATCCTTCAGGCGCCGTCGGGGGCGATTTGGCCAGTAGTGTCTGGCGTGGTGCTTGCTTCTGGTGTGGCGATCTTTGCCCATGCGCAACGCATTGGCGCGGGGGTGTTCCTGTCGCAGCTTGCAGCGCCATTTCAGGCCTTTGGCGCGCGTGCAGATGCCATAGTCGCAGCCAAACGCCGCGCCGCGCGCAGGTTGGGCCATGCCGCGCCAAAAGCCCTTGGCGACACCGCCGCCCGCTGGCGGTTGGGCCAGACCGCCATTGCGGGACTGGTCGTGCTGACCCTTGCGGTTGAACTGCGCACCGCCCTGCCCGCCGGGACAGCCATTTTCCCTGAACAGCAGCAACACCCGATTCCGCTACAAGATCCGACCCTGACACCTGATTTCTGA
- a CDS encoding complex I subunit 5 family protein, translating into MSIEISPMILAVFVPLFGAIAAFVLTRVAALIGLATLVLTTGAVIWLARDVLAAGAIVLPLGGWGAPLGIDLRADGLSVAMLALTSAVGFLVSIAALDSLKGADQVRQRQYFWPLWLLLLTGMNGVYLSTDIFNLYVMIEVIALAAVGLTVQSGSRAALQAGLEYMYASILGALLFLMGVGFVYLQLGRLDFAGLSGAAPTGALVAALALIFVGLALKTALFPLHFWLPAAHANATAPASALLSGLVVKAALYIVLRLAQYMPFPSENLLTLVGLMGAGAVIWGGVQALRAERLKLLVAWSTVAQIGLIFVAFARAGELGLTESWKAAALLILAHGIAKAAMFLAAGRIKDEIGHDVIRDLDRTPIRPTLAQFTFALAAISLIGLPPSLGFIGKWALMEGAMAAGYWHWVAVTMVGTLMSVAYFSRVFAGFLRFDRVRAPLGEHQGWALADAAPLTLALMAIGLGLLAAPLLSFLEIGYPFGVAP; encoded by the coding sequence ATGAGCATTGAAATCTCTCCCATGATCCTTGCGGTGTTCGTGCCGCTATTCGGTGCGATTGCAGCCTTTGTGCTAACGCGTGTGGCTGCCCTGATCGGCCTTGCAACGCTGGTCCTGACCACTGGCGCAGTGATCTGGCTGGCACGCGATGTGCTGGCAGCGGGGGCAATTGTGCTGCCCCTTGGTGGATGGGGCGCACCCTTGGGCATTGACCTGCGCGCTGACGGGCTGAGCGTGGCCATGCTGGCCCTGACCAGTGCGGTCGGGTTTCTGGTCAGTATCGCCGCGCTCGACAGCCTGAAAGGGGCCGATCAGGTGCGCCAGCGGCAGTATTTCTGGCCGCTCTGGCTGCTGTTGCTGACGGGCATGAACGGGGTCTATCTTAGCACCGATATCTTCAACCTATATGTGATGATCGAAGTCATCGCGCTGGCCGCCGTGGGCCTGACGGTCCAGAGCGGCAGCCGTGCAGCCCTGCAGGCGGGGCTTGAGTATATGTATGCCTCGATCCTTGGCGCGTTGTTGTTCCTGATGGGGGTGGGGTTTGTGTATCTGCAACTGGGCCGACTGGATTTTGCGGGGCTGAGCGGGGCCGCGCCGACTGGCGCGCTGGTTGCCGCGTTGGCGCTGATCTTTGTGGGGCTGGCGCTGAAAACCGCGCTTTTCCCGCTACATTTCTGGCTGCCTGCCGCCCATGCCAACGCAACGGCACCTGCCAGTGCGCTCCTGTCGGGGCTGGTGGTCAAGGCCGCGCTTTATATCGTGCTGCGACTGGCGCAATACATGCCCTTTCCGTCAGAGAACCTGCTGACGCTGGTGGGGCTGATGGGCGCGGGCGCTGTGATCTGGGGCGGGGTTCAGGCGTTGCGTGCTGAACGGCTGAAGCTGCTGGTCGCATGGTCGACAGTGGCGCAGATCGGGCTGATCTTTGTGGCCTTTGCCCGCGCGGGCGAGTTGGGGCTGACCGAAAGCTGGAAGGCGGCAGCACTCCTGATCCTTGCGCATGGGATTGCGAAAGCCGCGATGTTTCTGGCCGCAGGCCGTATCAAGGACGAGATCGGCCACGACGTGATCCGCGATCTGGACCGCACACCCATACGGCCCACACTGGCGCAATTCACCTTCGCGCTGGCCGCGATCAGCCTGATCGGGCTGCCTCCCTCGCTTGGCTTCATTGGAAAATGGGCGCTGATGGAAGGTGCGATGGCCGCGGGCTACTGGCACTGGGTCGCGGTTACGATGGTCGGTACGCTGATGTCAGTGGCCTATTTCAGCCGTGTTTTTGCGGGCTTCCTGCGGTTCGACCGGGTGCGCGCACCGTTGGGCGAGCATCAGGGCTGGGCGCTGGCCGATGCGGCCCCGCTGACACTGGCGCTGATGGCGATTGGCCTTGGCCTGCTGGCCGCGCCCCTGCTGAGCTTTCTTGAAATCGGTTATCCGTTCGGAGTGGCACCATGA
- a CDS encoding monovalent cation/H+ antiporter complex subunit F: MTTFLSLILIALLLSILAGLVRIFRGPEPAERMLAAQLFGTAAVAILLVLSQLMAMPALLDVAMVFALLAAITLVAFVVLASRGVR, from the coding sequence ATGACCACATTTCTGTCCCTGATCCTGATTGCCTTGCTACTCTCGATCCTTGCAGGGCTTGTCCGTATATTCCGCGGCCCCGAACCGGCCGAGCGCATGTTGGCCGCGCAGCTTTTCGGCACGGCGGCCGTGGCAATCCTGCTTGTCCTGTCGCAGTTGATGGCGATGCCTGCCTTGCTGGATGTCGCAATGGTGTTTGCATTGCTGGCAGCCATCACGCTGGTGGCCTTTGTGGTGCTTGCGTCACGGGGGGTGCGCTGA
- a CDS encoding NADH-quinone oxidoreductase subunit K, producing the protein MTPDLIYGLTGIAVFGIGLVGALCAQDRLRRVLALKLCSVGAGFLLVVGAWREPPATTDPVPHALVITGIVVMVSATAVALALIRRLQTLETTDEH; encoded by the coding sequence ATGACACCTGATCTGATTTATGGCCTGACCGGGATTGCGGTTTTCGGCATCGGGCTTGTCGGCGCGCTCTGCGCTCAAGACCGGCTGCGCCGGGTGTTGGCGCTGAAACTGTGTTCCGTCGGCGCGGGCTTTCTGCTGGTCGTGGGGGCGTGGCGCGAACCGCCCGCCACAACTGACCCCGTGCCACATGCACTGGTGATTACCGGCATCGTTGTGATGGTCAGCGCAACGGCTGTCGCCCTTGCCCTGATCCGCCGCCTGCAAACTCTGGAAACGACCGATGAGCATTGA
- a CDS encoding Na+/H+ antiporter subunit E has product MRATSPLRLNASARVQSLTLADRQDLPPTQAAQPVPATRSAAKPGRRQVLRQVILSILVLSVMWGALTSWRVEALIFGLPAIALGAMVSFLLPPTSGFRLSLRGAMSFALWFAVQSVRGAVDVALRAFSPDMGLRPCFRIYPFSLPMGAPRITFVNIITLLPGTLSAEINDDVVIVHMLDARIELEPALVDLETRIRALFALPQTPEHLT; this is encoded by the coding sequence ATGCGCGCAACCTCTCCCCTGCGCCTGAACGCGTCTGCGCGGGTGCAATCTCTCACGCTGGCTGACAGGCAAGACCTGCCCCCGACACAAGCGGCGCAACCTGTTCCTGCCACTCGCTCCGCCGCCAAGCCGGGGCGCAGGCAGGTCTTGCGGCAAGTCATTCTGTCAATTCTGGTGCTGTCCGTCATGTGGGGGGCATTGACCAGCTGGCGGGTCGAGGCCCTGATTTTCGGACTTCCCGCAATCGCACTAGGGGCGATGGTTTCATTCCTGTTGCCGCCAACATCGGGCTTTCGCTTGTCGCTGCGCGGCGCAATGAGCTTTGCGCTATGGTTCGCAGTGCAATCCGTGCGAGGTGCCGTGGATGTGGCGCTGCGGGCCTTTTCACCGGATATGGGGCTGCGCCCCTGCTTTCGCATCTATCCATTCAGCCTGCCAATGGGTGCGCCGCGGATCACCTTTGTCAATATCATCACGCTCCTGCCCGGCACCTTGTCGGCCGAGATCAATGACGACGTGGTGATCGTCCACATGCTCGATGCGCGCATCGAGCTGGAACCTGCGCTGGTTGACCTTGAAACCCGCATTCGCGCGTTGTTCGCCCTGCCCCAGACCCCGGAGCATCTGACATGA
- a CDS encoding sigma-70 family RNA polymerase sigma factor, translated as MSLKAEVTLHTASLRRYALVLTRDPTAADDLVQETLVKAIDKADTWQPGTNLRPWLFRIMHNTHISDLRRAKTRSDAAPDLPEPVVPDHQHTQLELKQVLQALDQLPEAQRKPIILIALREMSYVEAARSLDVPLGTFMSRLGRGREALRKIVSGVTAGKLAVLNRKGNI; from the coding sequence GTGAGTCTGAAAGCTGAAGTGACGTTGCACACGGCAAGTCTGCGCCGCTATGCGCTGGTTCTGACCCGTGATCCGACAGCGGCGGATGATCTGGTGCAAGAAACGCTTGTGAAAGCCATTGATAAGGCCGATACATGGCAACCTGGAACGAACCTGCGCCCGTGGTTGTTTCGTATCATGCACAACACCCATATCAGCGACTTGCGCCGCGCGAAAACCCGCAGCGACGCTGCGCCGGATTTGCCTGAACCCGTAGTGCCGGATCACCAGCATACACAGCTTGAACTCAAACAGGTGCTGCAAGCGCTTGACCAACTACCAGAAGCGCAGCGCAAACCCATCATCCTGATTGCCTTGCGCGAAATGTCCTATGTCGAGGCGGCGCGCTCGCTCGATGTGCCTTTGGGTACTTTCATGTCCCGGCTGGGGCGCGGGCGCGAAGCGTTGCGCAAGATCGTGTCTGGCGTCACTGCGGGAAAGCTGGCTGTTCTGAACAGGAAAGGAAACATCTGA
- a CDS encoding metalloregulator ArsR/SmtB family transcription factor has translation MDSRIAAALFAALCHPDRLAILRLLMRFAPRAQRPTEIAQMLGLKKNTLSHHLGELTSTGLLEVTRQGRSLFYSVNQDRTDALIGYLAFDVGRARADLLAPIVPRHHPCGGDMTLGVLFLCSGNSARSIMAEALLHDLGKGRFRAYSAGIQPAQTPHPEALQTLRDNGHDVSGLRSKHLSEFQRADAPALDIVITVCDKAAAQDCPPWAGCPVMGHWGLPDPAASQAFAQTYHALRKRLAELVALPQPPVDRTALQTRIDTIDTNALTQERA, from the coding sequence ATGGATTCACGGATTGCAGCCGCGCTGTTCGCAGCGCTTTGTCACCCTGACAGGTTGGCGATTTTGCGCCTTCTGATGCGCTTTGCTCCCCGCGCGCAGCGCCCGACCGAGATTGCGCAGATGTTAGGGTTGAAAAAGAACACCCTGTCTCATCACTTGGGCGAGCTGACATCGACCGGCTTGCTGGAGGTCACGCGGCAAGGCCGGTCGCTTTTCTACAGCGTCAATCAGGACCGGACAGACGCGCTGATTGGCTATCTTGCATTCGATGTCGGGCGCGCGCGTGCCGATTTGCTGGCCCCGATCGTGCCCCGGCATCACCCTTGCGGCGGGGATATGACGCTAGGCGTGCTGTTCCTGTGCTCGGGAAACTCGGCCCGCTCGATCATGGCCGAGGCGCTGTTGCACGATCTGGGCAAGGGGCGGTTCCGCGCCTATTCCGCCGGTATTCAGCCCGCCCAAACCCCGCATCCCGAAGCCCTGCAAACCTTGCGCGACAATGGTCATGATGTGTCAGGTCTGCGCTCCAAACACCTCTCGGAATTTCAGCGCGCCGATGCGCCAGCGCTGGATATTGTGATTACGGTTTGCGACAAGGCTGCCGCGCAGGACTGCCCCCCTTGGGCGGGCTGTCCGGTCATGGGGCATTGGGGCCTGCCTGATCCCGCCGCGTCGCAGGCCTTCGCCCAAACCTATCATGCGTTGCGCAAACGGCTGGCAGAGCTTGTCGCCTTGCCACAACCGCCGGTCGACCGGACGGCCCTGCAAACCCGTATCGATACGATTGATACCAATGCCCTCACCCAGGAAAGAGCCTGA
- a CDS encoding DUF2333 family protein, translated as MGNDLIIRPQVPAKRPEVSLPGLVFGTRPRIILKRSLWMLIVTFTLYFGVIGNLMHRIDADLEFTPPAPIEGGSHAVNMAEALITREVVTHRWTANDPVFFPTAFHDNMPNFQRGMMRAISRFTLELENQIGRLRGSSAIDNDLERASGLLQFPTDVWIFDLDQSFLPVQPAVTQYEAAARALRAYNTRVAQGIAIFETRADALALTVDRMASELGSRAAIVDEHVSADGFIIDMVSDDIFYLNKGMAYASYLLLRELGRDFEAVISAQGLTRVWLQALESLREASQQQPLVVLNSSGANSFLANHLHLQGFYLKRAILQLDEISRVIRATR; from the coding sequence ATGGGCAATGATCTTATCATCCGGCCACAGGTTCCGGCAAAAAGGCCGGAGGTTTCGCTTCCCGGACTTGTGTTCGGAACCAGACCACGGATTATCCTCAAGCGCAGCTTGTGGATGCTGATTGTAACTTTCACGCTCTATTTCGGGGTGATCGGCAACCTGATGCACCGGATTGATGCAGACCTTGAATTCACGCCCCCTGCCCCGATTGAAGGGGGGAGCCATGCGGTGAATATGGCTGAGGCGCTGATCACCCGTGAAGTGGTCACCCATCGCTGGACCGCGAATGACCCGGTCTTCTTTCCAACAGCGTTTCACGACAACATGCCGAATTTCCAGCGTGGCATGATGCGCGCGATCAGCCGTTTCACACTGGAGCTGGAAAACCAGATCGGTCGGCTGCGCGGGTCATCGGCCATTGACAACGATCTGGAGCGGGCCAGCGGCCTGCTGCAATTCCCTACTGATGTCTGGATTTTCGATTTGGACCAGTCGTTTCTGCCAGTTCAGCCCGCAGTGACACAGTATGAAGCCGCCGCGCGTGCCTTGCGAGCTTATAACACGAGGGTCGCACAAGGAATTGCGATCTTTGAAACCCGCGCCGATGCGCTTGCCCTGACGGTGGATCGAATGGCGAGTGAATTAGGCTCTCGCGCGGCCATCGTTGATGAGCATGTCAGCGCGGATGGCTTCATTATCGATATGGTATCTGACGACATTTTCTATCTGAACAAGGGCATGGCCTATGCGTCATATCTTTTGCTGCGCGAATTGGGGCGCGATTTCGAGGCTGTCATATCAGCGCAGGGGTTGACGCGGGTCTGGCTTCAGGCGTTGGAAAGTCTGCGCGAGGCGTCACAGCAACAGCCGCTTGTTGTGCTTAACAGCTCTGGCGCGAACAGCTTTCTCGCCAATCACCTGCATTTGCAGGGCTTCTATCTGAAGCGCGCGATCCTGCAACTGGATGAGATATCGCGCGTCATCCGGGCAACACGGTGA
- a CDS encoding cation:proton antiporter: MVDLAAAVLITTGTAFFIAGTVGLLRFPDIFCRLHALTKADGLGLALIALGVALMAATPGAVFRIVLIWFFVATASATCGHLVARYARQSGAGVVRHD, from the coding sequence ATGGTGGACTTGGCGGCTGCTGTCCTGATTACAACGGGCACTGCGTTTTTCATCGCAGGCACTGTCGGGTTGCTGCGTTTTCCCGATATCTTCTGCCGCCTGCACGCCCTGACCAAAGCCGATGGGCTGGGGCTGGCGCTGATCGCGCTTGGTGTGGCCCTTATGGCCGCCACGCCCGGCGCGGTGTTCCGTATCGTGCTGATCTGGTTCTTTGTTGCGACCGCCAGCGCAACCTGCGGCCATCTGGTCGCCCGCTATGCCCGCCAAAGCGGCGCAGGGGTGGTGCGCCATGACTGA